The Parambassis ranga chromosome 1, fParRan2.1, whole genome shotgun sequence genome includes a region encoding these proteins:
- the actr2a gene encoding actin-related protein 2-A isoform X1 yields MREDGVIGGPGAGAELNDTGGFYCEGATDVAAGASGGSVRLAEAAGGRRLLLDTGSNMDGQGRKVVVCDNGTGFVKCGYAGSNFPEHIFPALVGRPIIRSTAKVGNIEIKDLMVGDEASELRSMLEVNYPMENGIVRNWDDMKHLWDYTFGPEKLNIDSRDCKILLTEPPMNPTKNREKIIEVMFETYQFTGVYVAIQAVLTLYAQGLLTGVVVDSGDGVTHICPVYEGFSLPHLTRRLDIAGRDITRYLIKLLLLRGYAFNHSADFETVRMMKEKLCYVGYNVEQEQKLALETTVLVESYTLPDGRVIKVGGERFEAPEALFQPHLINVEGVGVAELLFNTIQAADIDTRVEFYKHIVLSGGSTMYPGLPSRLERELKQLYLERVLKGDVDKLSKFKIRIEDPPRRKHMVFLGGAVLADIMKDKDNFWMTREDYQEKGTRVLEKLGVTVR; encoded by the exons atgagAGAGGACGGAGTGATAGGAGGCCCTGGAGCTGGAGCGGAACTGAATGACACaggaggcttttattgtgaaggggCGACAGATGTTGCTGCGGGAGCTTCCGGCGGCTCGGTGCGCTTGGCGGAGGCTGCGGGCgggaggaggctgctgctggataCGGGATCAAACATGGACGGCCAGGGGAGGAAGGTCGTCGTGTGTGACAATGGCACCGGG TTTGTGAAGTGCGGCTATGCAGGCTCCAACTTCCCCGAACACATCTTCCCGGCTCTGGTCGGCCGGCCGATCATCCGCTCCACGGCTAAAGTCGGAAACATTGAGATCAAG GACCTGATGGTCGGGGACGAGGCCAGTGAGCTGCGCTCCATGCTGGAGGTGAACTACCCCATGGAGAACGGCATCGTCAGGAACTGGGACGACATGAAGCACCTGTGGGACTACACCTTTGGCCCAGAGAAACTCAACATCGACTCACGCGACTGCAAGATCCTGCTGACGGAGCCGCCCATGAACCCCACCAAGAACCGGGAGAAGATCATCGAG GTGATGTTTGAAACATATCAGTTCACCGGAGTTTACGTGGCCATCCAGGCCGTGCTCACGCTCTACGCTCAGG GCCTGCTCACTGGTGTGGTGGTCGACTCTGGGGATGGTGTCACTCACATCTGCCCGGTGTATGAGGGCTTCTCCCTGCCCCACCTGACCAGACGCCTGGACATCGCAGGAAGGGACATAACACGTTACCTCATCAAG ctgctgctgctgcgaggTTACGCCTTTAACCACTCGGCGGACTTTGAGACGGTGCGGATGATGAAGGAGAAGCTGTGCTATGTTGGGTACAatgtggagcaggagcagaagCTGGCGCTGGAGACCACGGTGCTGGTGGAGTCGTACACA ctcCCAGATGGCAGGGTTATCAAGGTGGGCGGTGAGAGGTTCGAAGCCCCCGAGGCTCTCTTTCAGCCACACCTCATTAATGTGGAGGGGGTGGGCGTGGCTGAGCTGCTCTTTAACACCATCCAGGCCGCAGATATTGACACCAG GGTGGAGTTTTATAAGCACATCGTCCTGTCTGGAGGCTCCACCATGTATCCCGGACTGCCGTCCCGTCTGGAGCGCGAGCTCAAACAGCTGTACCTAGAGCGAGTGCTAAAAGGAGATGTCGACAAGCTGTCG AAGTTTAAGATCAGGATCGAGGACCCGCCCCGGCGTAAACACATGGTGTTCCTGGGGGGTGCCGTGCTGGCAGACATCATGAAGGACAAGGACAACTTCTGGATGACAAGGGAGGACTACCAGGAGAAAGGGACACGTGTGCTGGAGAAGCTGGGCGTTACTGTCagatag
- the actr2a gene encoding actin-related protein 2-A isoform X3, whose product MVGDEASELRSMLEVNYPMENGIVRNWDDMKHLWDYTFGPEKLNIDSRDCKILLTEPPMNPTKNREKIIEVMFETYQFTGVYVAIQAVLTLYAQGLLTGVVVDSGDGVTHICPVYEGFSLPHLTRRLDIAGRDITRYLIKLLLLRGYAFNHSADFETVRMMKEKLCYVGYNVEQEQKLALETTVLVESYTLPDGRVIKVGGERFEAPEALFQPHLINVEGVGVAELLFNTIQAADIDTRVEFYKHIVLSGGSTMYPGLPSRLERELKQLYLERVLKGDVDKLSKFKIRIEDPPRRKHMVFLGGAVLADIMKDKDNFWMTREDYQEKGTRVLEKLGVTVR is encoded by the exons ATGGTCGGGGACGAGGCCAGTGAGCTGCGCTCCATGCTGGAGGTGAACTACCCCATGGAGAACGGCATCGTCAGGAACTGGGACGACATGAAGCACCTGTGGGACTACACCTTTGGCCCAGAGAAACTCAACATCGACTCACGCGACTGCAAGATCCTGCTGACGGAGCCGCCCATGAACCCCACCAAGAACCGGGAGAAGATCATCGAG GTGATGTTTGAAACATATCAGTTCACCGGAGTTTACGTGGCCATCCAGGCCGTGCTCACGCTCTACGCTCAGG GCCTGCTCACTGGTGTGGTGGTCGACTCTGGGGATGGTGTCACTCACATCTGCCCGGTGTATGAGGGCTTCTCCCTGCCCCACCTGACCAGACGCCTGGACATCGCAGGAAGGGACATAACACGTTACCTCATCAAG ctgctgctgctgcgaggTTACGCCTTTAACCACTCGGCGGACTTTGAGACGGTGCGGATGATGAAGGAGAAGCTGTGCTATGTTGGGTACAatgtggagcaggagcagaagCTGGCGCTGGAGACCACGGTGCTGGTGGAGTCGTACACA ctcCCAGATGGCAGGGTTATCAAGGTGGGCGGTGAGAGGTTCGAAGCCCCCGAGGCTCTCTTTCAGCCACACCTCATTAATGTGGAGGGGGTGGGCGTGGCTGAGCTGCTCTTTAACACCATCCAGGCCGCAGATATTGACACCAG GGTGGAGTTTTATAAGCACATCGTCCTGTCTGGAGGCTCCACCATGTATCCCGGACTGCCGTCCCGTCTGGAGCGCGAGCTCAAACAGCTGTACCTAGAGCGAGTGCTAAAAGGAGATGTCGACAAGCTGTCG AAGTTTAAGATCAGGATCGAGGACCCGCCCCGGCGTAAACACATGGTGTTCCTGGGGGGTGCCGTGCTGGCAGACATCATGAAGGACAAGGACAACTTCTGGATGACAAGGGAGGACTACCAGGAGAAAGGGACACGTGTGCTGGAGAAGCTGGGCGTTACTGTCagatag
- the spred2a gene encoding sprouty-related, EVH1 domain-containing protein 2 gives MSEDTRPDDDSYIVRVKAVVMTRDESSGGWLAQDGCLSRVGVCRLLPADLPGRNAFLIHGERLKDKQVILECFLKKDLVYTKATPTFHHWKVDNRKCGLTFQSPADARAFDRGVRKALEDLTEGSTTSSSTLQNEAELGDDDVFTTATDSSSNSSQKREPVIHALAPPNICETLRHHCILGHFYEQHRPSDHYFLEQAVHMFPHHVSFQVEEEEIVRINPRERTWLTGYEDYRHANSTRDKLTQLHHADTCVHFTKSKLAQRDYTYPYPLSREVQQGCNGKAGCLELGGSCRAVVTVQPRALQPTGKQRTADGERLRCVYCQDTFNHKDNGRGRCQEAPDPIQTCIRRVSFMWCADSLLYHCMSDPEGDYSDPCSCDTSDERFCLRWTALVGLSLLAPCMCCYAPLRACYHCGVACHCCGGKHKAAG, from the exons ATGAGCGAGGACACGCGACCAGACGA tgacaGCTACATCGTACGCGTCAAAGCGGTGGTCATGACCAGAGACGAGTCGAGCGGCGGCTGGTTGGCGCAGGACGGCTGTTTGAGCAGAGTGGGTGTGTGCAGGCTGCTGCCCGCCGACCTGCCGGGACGCAATGCGTTCCTCATCCACGGGGAGCGCCTGAAAGACAAGCAG GTCATCCTGGAGTGCTTCTTGAAGAAGGACCTGGTCTACACAAAGGCCACGCCCACATTCCACCACTGGAAGGTGGACAACAGGAAGTGCGGGCTGACCTTCCAGAGCCCGGCCGACGCCCGAGCTTTTGACCGTGGGGTGAGGAAGGCTCTGGAGGACCTGACAGAAG GCTCCACCACGTCCTCATCCACGCTGCAGAATGAAGCCGAGCTTGGAGACGATGACGTCTTCACG acCGCCACTGACAGCTCGTCCAACTCGTCCCAGAAGAGAGAGCCTGTCATTCATGCACTGGCTCCACCCAACATCTGCGAGACCCTCCGGCACCACTGCATCCTGGGACATTTCTACGAGCAGCACCGGCCCTCTGATCACTACTTCCTGGAGCAG gcGGTGCACATGTTTCCGCATCACGTCAGCTtccaggtggaggaggaggagattgtTCGCATCAACCCCCGTGAGCGAACTTGGCTTACTGGCTACGAGGACTACCGCCACGCCAACTCCACACGAGACAAACTCACACAGCTTCACCACGCCGATACCTGTGTCCACTTTACCAAGAGCAAGCTGGCCCAGCGTGACTACACCTACCCGTATCCGCTGAGCCGCGAGGTGCAGCAGGGCTGTAACGGTAAGGCTGGGTGCCTGGAGCTGGGTGGCAGCTGCAGAGCCGTGGTGACGGTGCAGCCACGGGCCCTGCAGCCCACAGGAAAACAGCGGACGGCTGATGGGGAGCGCCTGAGGTGCGTTTACTGTCAGGACACGTTCAACCACAAGGACAACGGGCGGGGCCGCTGCCAAGAGGCACCTGACCCCATCCAGACCTGCATCCGGCGGGTCAGCTTCATGTGGTGTGCCGACAGCCTGCTGTACCACTGCATGTCCGACCCAGAGGGCGACTACTCGGACCCGTGTTCCTGCGACACCAGCGACGAGCGCTTCTGCCTGCGATGGACGGCGTTGGTGGGTCTGTCGCTGCTGGCGCCCTGCATGTGCTGCTACGCCCCTCTCAGGGCGTGCTACCACTGCGGTGTGGCCTGCCACTGCTGTGGTGGGAAACACAAAGCGGCGGGCTGA
- the actr2a gene encoding actin-related protein 2-A isoform X2, translating into MDGQGRKVVVCDNGTGFVKCGYAGSNFPEHIFPALVGRPIIRSTAKVGNIEIKDLMVGDEASELRSMLEVNYPMENGIVRNWDDMKHLWDYTFGPEKLNIDSRDCKILLTEPPMNPTKNREKIIEVMFETYQFTGVYVAIQAVLTLYAQGLLTGVVVDSGDGVTHICPVYEGFSLPHLTRRLDIAGRDITRYLIKLLLLRGYAFNHSADFETVRMMKEKLCYVGYNVEQEQKLALETTVLVESYTLPDGRVIKVGGERFEAPEALFQPHLINVEGVGVAELLFNTIQAADIDTRVEFYKHIVLSGGSTMYPGLPSRLERELKQLYLERVLKGDVDKLSKFKIRIEDPPRRKHMVFLGGAVLADIMKDKDNFWMTREDYQEKGTRVLEKLGVTVR; encoded by the exons ATGGACGGCCAGGGGAGGAAGGTCGTCGTGTGTGACAATGGCACCGGG TTTGTGAAGTGCGGCTATGCAGGCTCCAACTTCCCCGAACACATCTTCCCGGCTCTGGTCGGCCGGCCGATCATCCGCTCCACGGCTAAAGTCGGAAACATTGAGATCAAG GACCTGATGGTCGGGGACGAGGCCAGTGAGCTGCGCTCCATGCTGGAGGTGAACTACCCCATGGAGAACGGCATCGTCAGGAACTGGGACGACATGAAGCACCTGTGGGACTACACCTTTGGCCCAGAGAAACTCAACATCGACTCACGCGACTGCAAGATCCTGCTGACGGAGCCGCCCATGAACCCCACCAAGAACCGGGAGAAGATCATCGAG GTGATGTTTGAAACATATCAGTTCACCGGAGTTTACGTGGCCATCCAGGCCGTGCTCACGCTCTACGCTCAGG GCCTGCTCACTGGTGTGGTGGTCGACTCTGGGGATGGTGTCACTCACATCTGCCCGGTGTATGAGGGCTTCTCCCTGCCCCACCTGACCAGACGCCTGGACATCGCAGGAAGGGACATAACACGTTACCTCATCAAG ctgctgctgctgcgaggTTACGCCTTTAACCACTCGGCGGACTTTGAGACGGTGCGGATGATGAAGGAGAAGCTGTGCTATGTTGGGTACAatgtggagcaggagcagaagCTGGCGCTGGAGACCACGGTGCTGGTGGAGTCGTACACA ctcCCAGATGGCAGGGTTATCAAGGTGGGCGGTGAGAGGTTCGAAGCCCCCGAGGCTCTCTTTCAGCCACACCTCATTAATGTGGAGGGGGTGGGCGTGGCTGAGCTGCTCTTTAACACCATCCAGGCCGCAGATATTGACACCAG GGTGGAGTTTTATAAGCACATCGTCCTGTCTGGAGGCTCCACCATGTATCCCGGACTGCCGTCCCGTCTGGAGCGCGAGCTCAAACAGCTGTACCTAGAGCGAGTGCTAAAAGGAGATGTCGACAAGCTGTCG AAGTTTAAGATCAGGATCGAGGACCCGCCCCGGCGTAAACACATGGTGTTCCTGGGGGGTGCCGTGCTGGCAGACATCATGAAGGACAAGGACAACTTCTGGATGACAAGGGAGGACTACCAGGAGAAAGGGACACGTGTGCTGGAGAAGCTGGGCGTTACTGTCagatag
- the LOC114433451 gene encoding ras-related protein ORAB-1, giving the protein MNPEYDYLFKLLLIGDSGVGKSCLLLRFADDTYTESYISTIGVDFKIRTIELDGKTIKLQIWDTAGQERFRTITSSYYRGAHGIIVVYDVTDQESFNNVKQWLQEIDRYASENVNKLLVGNKCDLTTKKVVDYTTAKEFADNLGIPFLETSAKSATNVEQAFMTMAAEIKKRMGPGATAGTSEKSNVKIQSKPVNTSSGGCC; this is encoded by the exons ATGAATCCCGAATA TGACTATTTATTCAAACTGCTCCTGATCGGGGATTCTGGTGTGGGAAagtcctgtctcctcctccggTTCGCA GATGACACGTACACAGAGAGCTATATCAGCACCATCGGTGTGGACTTCAAGATCAGGACCATTGAGCTGGATGGGAAGACCATCAAACTTCAGATA TGGGACACAGCCGGGCAGGAGCGCTTCCGCACCATCACATCCAGTTACTACAGAGGAGCTCACGGCATCATAGTAGTGTATGATGTGACAGACCAG GAGTCCTTCAATAACGTCAAACAGTGGCTGCAGGAGATCGACCGCTACGCCAGCGAGAACGTCAACAAGCTGCTAGTAGGCAACAAGTGTGACCTCACAACGAAGAAGGTGGTGGATTACACCACAGCTAAG GAATTCGCCGACAACTTGGGCATCCCCTTCTTGGAGACCAGCGCCAAGAGTGCCACCAACGTGGAGCAAGCCTTCATGACCATGGCAGCCGAGATCAAGAAGAGGATGGGACCCGGGGCCACGGCGGGCACATCAGAGAAGTCCAACGTCAAGATCCAGAGCAAGCCTGTCAACACCTCATCcggaggctgctgctga